In the genome of Cyanobium sp. ATX 6F1, one region contains:
- a CDS encoding APC family permease, with protein sequence MKPSPAANAAPSGQLLSILGVGFGIAGAVGGSIGAGILRTPGLVAAQLGNGPLILAAWALGGLYVLLGALAVAELGAAMPRAGGWTIYARRALGDQAGFAVGWIDWIGHCAGLAWVVVTIGAYTTALIPSIPLHGTGIALVVLLLFALIQLIGLEAGRLSQELLSLVKALAFLALISACLLLSPGHGPELAGAGGPSPPAGATALVVAAVFALQAVITTYDGWQSPIYFAEEFNEPAQDLPRSVIGGLLVVIALVLLVNLALLKVLPIAELAGSDLPLADAARTLFGPLSGRVILVLALISSLGLVNTSIMCAPRILFGLSRDGLFLGAFAQVRPSGTPVNALIATTLLTGLLVLFADFERLLGVAALLYVLLYLAGMVSMLVLRWKEPELPRPFKAPGGIWAAAIVALGSMAFLVAASLSDTTNSLLALALIALSLPLQWAQRRWGSAAPGQGA encoded by the coding sequence ATGAAACCGAGCCCAGCGGCGAACGCCGCACCGTCGGGCCAACTGCTCTCGATCCTCGGGGTGGGCTTCGGCATCGCCGGGGCGGTGGGGGGCTCGATCGGCGCCGGCATCCTGCGCACCCCCGGTCTGGTGGCCGCCCAGCTGGGCAACGGACCATTGATCCTCGCTGCCTGGGCGCTCGGGGGGCTCTATGTGCTGCTCGGGGCCCTGGCCGTGGCGGAGCTGGGGGCAGCGATGCCCCGGGCCGGTGGCTGGACGATCTACGCCCGCCGCGCCCTGGGGGATCAGGCCGGCTTCGCCGTTGGCTGGATCGACTGGATCGGCCATTGCGCTGGCCTGGCCTGGGTGGTGGTCACCATCGGTGCCTACACCACCGCCCTGATCCCCTCCATCCCCCTCCATGGCACCGGCATCGCCCTGGTGGTGCTGTTGCTCTTTGCCCTGATCCAGCTGATCGGCCTGGAGGCCGGCCGGCTCAGCCAGGAGCTGCTCAGCCTTGTGAAGGCCCTCGCCTTCCTGGCCCTGATCAGCGCCTGCCTGCTGCTCAGCCCGGGCCATGGCCCCGAGCTGGCCGGGGCCGGTGGGCCGTCGCCACCGGCGGGCGCAACAGCCCTGGTGGTGGCGGCGGTGTTCGCCCTGCAGGCCGTGATCACCACCTACGACGGCTGGCAGAGTCCGATTTACTTCGCTGAAGAATTCAACGAACCCGCCCAGGACCTGCCCCGCTCGGTGATCGGCGGGCTGCTGGTGGTGATCGCTCTGGTCCTGCTGGTGAACCTGGCCCTGCTGAAGGTGTTGCCGATCGCGGAGCTGGCCGGCTCCGATCTGCCCCTGGCCGATGCCGCCAGAACCCTGTTCGGGCCGCTCAGCGGCCGGGTGATCCTGGTGCTGGCGCTGATCTCCTCCCTGGGCCTGGTGAACACCTCAATCATGTGTGCGCCCCGCATCCTGTTCGGCCTCAGCCGCGACGGGCTGTTCCTCGGCGCCTTCGCCCAGGTGCGCCCCAGCGGCACCCCCGTCAACGCCCTGATCGCCACCACCCTGCTGACGGGCCTGCTGGTGCTGTTCGCTGATTTCGAGCGCCTGCTGGGGGTGGCGGCGCTGCTCTACGTGCTCCTGTATCTGGCCGGCATGGTCTCGATGCTGGTGCTGCGCTGGAAGGAGCCTGAACTGCCGCGGCCCTTCAAGGCCCCGGGCGGGATCTGGGCCGCCGCCATCGTGGCCCTGGGCTCGATGGCCTTCCTGGTGGCCGCCTCCTTGAGCGACACCACCAACAGCCTGCTGGCCCTGGCACTGATCGCCCTGAGCCTGCCGCTGCAGTGGGCCCAGCGGCGCTGGGGCTCGGCGGCCCCCGGCCAGGGGGCCTGA